In the Carassius gibelio isolate Cgi1373 ecotype wild population from Czech Republic chromosome A2, carGib1.2-hapl.c, whole genome shotgun sequence genome, one interval contains:
- the LOC127934321 gene encoding corticoliberin-1, which yields MKLHVLLAAVCLGVFVSRSGSAPGQTNMQLPVLMRSGAEYFIRLDKAAHSPRAANRGSPTRTEALQLQLTQRRLGGKLGTVGNEILNSLEKRQRRSEDPPISLDLTFHLLREVLQMARDEQLAQRASNNRKIMNDLGK from the coding sequence ATGAAGCTGCACGTGCTACTCGCTGCTGTGTGTCTTGGTGTCTTCGTCTCGCGTTCTGGATCCGCCCCCGGACAGACGAACATGCAGTTGCCGGTTCTGATGCGCTCAGGAGCTGAGTACTTCATCAGGCTGGACAAGGCCGCTCACAGTCCGCGCGCGGCCAACCGGGGATCACCGACACGCACCGAGGCGCTTCAGCTGCAGCTCACGCAGCGGCGGTTAGGAGGTAAGCTCGGTACTGTCGGTAACGAGATCCTGAACAGCCTCGAGAAGCGGCAGCGCCGGTCTGAGGATCCACCAATTTCCCTGGATCTGACTTTTCACCTGTTGCGCGAGGTGCTGCAGATGGCGCGAGACGAACAACTGGCCCAGCGCGCGAGCAACAATCGCAAGATTATGAACGATTTAGGAAAATAA